Sequence from the Candidatus Methylomirabilota bacterium genome:
AGACGGTGCGCAGGAAGATGCGCAGCACCGCGCGCGTCAGCTCCGCGTCGAAGGCGAGCTGGTAGCGCACCGGCACCGGCACGGTGAAGACCGGCCCGGCTTGACAGCGTCGGGGCGATTTAGTATTTATTAACTGTACTTCATCTAGGCTGAATCCCGGACCGGAGTGTGCCGATGCGGACCCTTCTGTCCCTCACGGTCAACGGCGAGATCCACGAGGTCGCGGTCCCGGTGCACAAGACCTTGCTCGAGGTCTTGCGGGAGGACCTCGGCCTCATCGGGACCAAGCATGGCTGCGAGCTCGGCGAGTGCGGGACCTGCACCGTGCTGGTCGACGGCGAGCCCGTGCTCTCCTGCCTGGCCCTGCCCGTCGAGTGCCAGGGGGCGGAGATCCTGACCGTCGAGGGCATGGCCGGGCCGGATGGCCTCCACCCGCTCCAGCGCGCCTTCGCGGAGCTGGGGGCGGCCCAGTGCGGCTACTGCACGCCGGGGATCCTGCTCACCGCGATGGCGCTGCTCGAGGGGGAGCCCCGGCCGACGCGGGACGCGGTCAAGGCCGCGCTGGCCGGGAACCTCTGCCGCTGCACGGGCTACACGAAGATCCTGGATGCGGTGGAGCTGGCGGCCGGCCGCATCGCGGGAGCGCGCGCATGAGGGAGGGCCCGCTCTCGGTCGTCGGCCAGCCGCTGCCCAAGGTCGACGCCTGGGCCAAGGTCACCGGCGAGACCCGATTCGCCGACGACCTCGTCCTGCCGCGGATGGCCTACGCGAAGATCCTCCGCGCCCAGCACCCTCACGCCCTCGTCAAGCGCGTCGACGGACGCCGGGCCCGCGCGCTGCCCGGCGTCTATGCGGTCATCACGGGCCAGGACTTCCCGCCGGTGAAGTTCGGCATCATGCCGGTGAGCCAGGACGAGGAGCCGCTCTGCCGGGAGAAGGTCCGCTTCGTGGGCGACCCGGTGGCCGCCGTGGCCGCGGTCGACGAGGAGACGGCCGAGCGGGCCATGCACCTCATCGAGGTGGAGTACGAGCCGCTCCCGCCGCTCATGTCGATCGAGGAGGCCCTCCGCGACGGGAGCCACCGGATCCACGAGTACGGCGACGGCCACAACATCCACAAGATGGTGTCCCTCGAGTTCGGCGATGTCGAGGAAGGCTTCCAGGGAGCCGACCTCGTCCGCGAGGACGTCTTCTTCTTCCAGGGGAACACGCACCTCCCGATGGAGCAGCACGCCGCCGTCGCCCAGTGGGGCGCCGACGCGAAGCTGACCCTGTGGTCCTCGACCCAGACGCCCCACTACGTCCACCGGGCGCTCGGCCGGGTGCTCGGCCTTCCGATGAGCCACATCCGGGTCATCGCGACGCCGAACGGCGGCGCCTTCGGCGGCAAATCCGATCCCTTCAGCCACGAGATGGTGGTCTGTCGCCTGGCCCAGCTCACCGGGCGCCCCGTGAAGACGACGCTCACCCGGGAGGAGGTCTTCTACACGCACCGCGGCCGGCATCCCGTCCTCATGTGGATCAAGTCGGGCGTCACGCGCGACGGCCAGATCCGGGCGATCCACTTCCGGTCGTATCTCGACGGCGGAGCCTACGGCTCCTACGGCGTGGCCTCGACCTTCTACACGGGCGCGCTCCAGACCGTGACCTACAAGGTCGAGCGCTACAAGTTCGAGGGCTGCCGGGTCTTCACCAACAAGCCGCCATGCGGCCCCAAGCGTGGCCACGGAACGCCCCAGCCGCGCTTCGCGCTCGAGGTCCACCTCGACAAGATCGCCGAGGCGCTCGGCCTCGACCCCGCCGAGCTGCGCCGCCGGCACGCCGTCGACGAGCACACCAAGACCGTGAACCACCTGACCATCACCACCTCCGGGCTCCGGGAGTGCCTCGACCGGGTCGTGGCGGCCTCGGGCTGGCGGGAGAAGTTCCGGAAGCTCCCCTATGGCCGCGGCATCGGGATCGCCGCCTCCTCCTACATTTCCGGGGCCGGGCTGCCCATCTACTGGAACGACATGCCGCACTCGGGCGTCATGGTGAAGATCGACCGGGGCGGCGGCGTGGCCGCCTTCTGCGGCTCGATCGACATCGGGCAGGGGTCCGACTCGATCCTCGCCTACGTGGTGGCCGAGGTGCTGGGGATCCGCCCCGAGGACATCCGCGTGGTCACCGCCGATACCGACCTCACGCCGGTCGACCTCGGCTCCTACTCCTCGCGGGTGACGCTCATGAGCGGCAACGCCGCCAAGGAGGCGGCCGAGAAGCTCCGCGGCCTCCTGCTCGACGCCGCGGCCAAGAAGCTGGAGGTCTCCCCGGCCGACCTCGAGGCGCGCGACCGGCGGATCTTCCTGCGGCAGGAGCCGGCCCGGGGCCTCGCCTTCGACGAGGCGGCCCGCCTCGCCGAGGCGGCCTACGGGACTCTGGTCGCGGCCGGCTCCTACACGCCGCCCAAGCGCGCCGCCAAATTCAAGGGCGCCGGGGTGGGCCCGACACCGGCCTACTCCTACACGGCCTCGGTCGTCGAGCTCGAGGTGGACCCGGACACGGGCGAGATCCGGATCGACCGCGTCTGGGTCGCCCACGACGGCGGCACCGCGATCAATCCCCTGCTGGTCGAGGGCCAGGTCGAGGGCTCCATCTACATGGGGATCGGCGAGGCGCTCATGGAGGAGCAGGTCTTCCGCCACGGGCTCCACAAGATCCCCTCGATGCTGGAGTACAAGAGCCCGACGACGCTGGAGACGCCCGAGATCACGACGATCCTCGTCCAGACCCGCGACCCTGAGGGGCCGTTCGGGGCCAAGGAGGCCGGCCAGGGCCCGCTCCTTCCGGTCATCCCGGCCATCGCCAACGCCGTCTGGGACGCGGTGGGCGTGCGGATCGACGAGGTCCCGATCACGCCGGAGAAGATCCTGAAGGCCCTCGACGACCGGGCCAAGGGGCGGCCCGGCCGGTTCGGCCCCGAACGCCTGCCCCCCGTCGTCTTCCGGGACCCGACCCGGGTTCCGCCCCCGTGGGTCGATCCCGAGGGCCGAGCCTCCACGACGATCCACGGGAGCAACGACCGTCGGCCCCCTGTTGGACAAGAGCCGCGGCCATGATGCGGCTCCCGCCGTTCACCTACCTCGCCCCGCGGCGGCTCGAGGAGGCGGCGCGACTCCTCGCCGAGCACGGTCCCGAGGCGATGGTCGTGGCGGGGGGAACGGACCTCTATCCGAACATGAAGCGGCGGCAGTTCGAGCCGAGCGTGCTGGTGGGGCTGCGCGGGATCCGTGACCTCGCTCAGATCGCGGGGAGCGCCCGAGAGGGCATGCGGATCGGCGCCGGGGCGACGCTGACCCGCGTCGCCGAGCACCCCGAGGTGGCGACGCACTACACCGGGCTGGCCCGGGCCGCCGGGGTCGTCTCCACGCCCCAGCTCCGCAACATGGGGACCCTCGGGGGAAACGTCTGCGTCGACACGCGGTGTAACTACTACAACCAGTCCTACGAGTGGCGGAAGGCGATCGGCTTCTGCATGAAGAAGGACGGGGACATCTGCCTCGTGGCGCCGGGCAGCTCGCGCTGCTGGGCGGTCTCGTCGTCGGACACGGCCCCCGTCCTCTGGAGCCTCGGCGCCGAGCTCGTGCTGATCGGCCCGGCCGGCGAGCGGCGGATCCCGATGGCAGCCCTCTACCAGGACGACGGCATCCGCTACCTCCGGAAGGCGCCCGACGAGATCGTCGCCGAGATCCGGGTCCCGCCGGTGGACGGCTGGCGAGCCACCTACTGGAAGCTCCGGCGGCGCGGGGCGTTCGACTTTCCGGTGCTCGGCGTCGCCGCCGCCGTGCGGCTCGAGGGCGACGTCTGCCGGGAGGCCCGCATCGTGCTGGGCGCCGTCGCCTCCCAGCCCCGCGAGGCGCCCGCCGCCGCCCGGGTGCTGGTCGGCGAGCGCCTCACGCCCGAGGTGATCGAGCGTGCCGCCGGGGCGGCGGCCACGCCGTCGAAGCCTCTGGACAACACGGATCTCGTTTACCACTACCGGAAGCGGATGACGCGCGTCTACGTGGCCCGGGCGCTGCGGGAGCTGGCGGGACTGCCGGTGGCGGGCGTCTGGCCCCTGGGCATGTCGGCCCGTCGCGGCGACGGGGAATGGCTACCTGACGAGGGACCGCATGGATCCGGAGAGAGCAGTCATGGCTGACGCCGACAAGCGCCTGGTGGACTTCCGGACCGAGCCGGCCCGGTACCGGCACTGGAAGCTCGCCATCGACGGACGGGTAGCGACCCTGACGATGGACGTCCGGGAGGACGGCGGGATCCGCCCGGGATACGAGCTGAAGCTCAACTCCTACGACCTCGGGGTGGACATCGAGCTCTCCGACGCCATCCAGCGCCTGCGCTTCGAGCATCCCGAGGTCGGCGCCGTGGTGATCACCTCCGGCAAGGAGCGGGTGTTCTGTGCGGGCGCCAACATCCGGATGCTGGGCCAGTCGGGCCACGGCTGGAAGGTGAACTTCTGCAAGTTCACCAACGAGACCCGCAACGCGATCGAGGAGGCATCATCCGAGTCGCGCCAGTCCTACCTCGCCGCGGTGGCCGGCGCCTGCGCCGGCGGCGGCTACGAGATCGCCCTGGCCACCGACTACATCATCATGGCGGATGACGGCAACACGGCCGTCTCCCTTCCCGAAGTGTCGCTGCTGGGGGTGCTGCCCGGCACCGGCGGCCTGACCCGGCTGGTCGACAAGCGGCGCGTGCGCCGCGACCGCGCCGACTTCTTCTGCACCACCGAGGAGGGGGTCAAGGGCCAGCGGGCGCTCGACTGGGGGCTGGTCGACGAGCTCACGCCGCGCTCGCGCCTCGAGGAGACGGTGAGACAGCGGGCGGCCGAGGCCGCGTCCCGGACCGACCGGCCCGCGGGCGCCACCGGCGTCCGGCTGCTCTCCTTGCTCCGCACGATCGACGGCGACCGCATCCTGTACGGCCACGTCGCCTGTCAGCTCGACCGCGACCGGGGCCTGGCCGAGATCACGCTGCGGGCCCCCGAGGCGGCCCCGCCGGCCGACCTCGCGGGCCTCCACGCGGCCGGAAGCGGCTTCTGGCCGCTGGCGCTGGCCCGCGAGCTGGACGACCTGGTCCTGCACCTCCGCACCAACGAGGACGCGATCGGCCTGTGGGTGATCCGGACCGAGGGCCGCGCCGACCTTGTGGACGCGTACGACCGGCTGCTGGTCCACCACCAGGCCGACTGGCTGGTCCGCGAGATCCGGCTCTATCTCCGGCGCACCCTCAAGCGCCTCGATGCGTCGTCGCGCTCGATCTTCGCGCTGATCGAGCCCGGCTCGTGCTTCACGGGGACCCTCCTCGAGCTGGCGCTGGCCGCCGACCGCGCCTACATGCTGGCCGGCACCCGCGAGGGCGACGACCGGCCGGCGGCCACGGTGCGTCTCGGCGAGCCGAACTTCGGCGCCTACCCGATGCCGAACGGGCTCACGCGTCTTCAGAGCCGCTTCCTCGGCGAGCCCGGGCGCGTCGACGAGCTCCGGGGACGCATCGGGCAGGATCTGGACGCGGCCGCGGCCGACAAGGCCGGCCTCGTCACCTTCACGCCCGACGACATCGACTGGGACGACGAGGTCCGGCTCGCCCTGGAGGAGCGGGTGGCGCTCTCGCCCGACGCCTTGACGGGCATGGAGGCGTCCCTGCGCTTCGGCGGGCCCGAGACCCTGGAAACCAAGGTCTTCGGTCGCCTGTCCGCCTGGCAGAACTGGATCTTCCAGCGCCCGAACGCGGTCGGGGCGAAGGGCGCGCTCTCGGTGTACGGCACGGGCCAGCGCCCGGAGTTCGACCGGAGGAGGGCCTGATGGCCGGCATCGACTACGGCGAGCGCATTCCGAACAATGTCGACCTCCACCAGAATCGGCGGCTGCTCCGCGCCCTGGAGGAGTGGCAGCCGAGGTTCCTCCAGTGGTGGTCTCAGATGGGGCCGGTCGGCTACCAGGCCAAGGAGGTCTATCTCCGGACCGCCGTCAGCGTCGACTCGAAGGGATGGGCGCACTTCGACTACGTCAAGATGCCGGACTACCGCTGGGGCATCTTCCTGGCCGAGCCGGAGCCGGGCCGGACGATCCCGTTCGGGGCCCACCGGGGCCAGCCGGCCTGGCCGGACGTCCCCGGTGAACACCGGGGCGTGCTCCGCCGGCTCATCGTGACCCAGGGAGACACGGAGCCGGCCTCGGTCGAGCAGCAGCGGCACCTCGGACGGACCTGCCCCTCCCTCTACGACCTGCGGAATCTCTTCCAGGTCAACGTGGAGGAGGGCCGCCACCTGTGGGCGATGGTCTACCTCCTCCACGCCCACTTCGGGCGCGACGGCCGCGAGGAGGCGGAAGCGCTCCTGCAGCGGCGCTCGGGGGATCAGGACAAGCCCCGTATCCTGGGCGCCTTCAACGAGAAGACCCCCGACTGGCTCTCCTTCTTCATGTTCACCTACTTCACCGACCGCGACGGGAAGTACCAGCTCTGCAGCCTCGCCGAGAGCGGGTTCGACCCTCTCTCCCGGACCTGCCGGTTCATGCTGACCGAAGAAGCCCACCACATGTTCGTGGGCGAGACCGGCCTCGGGCGGATCGTCCAGCGGACCTGTGAGCTGATGCGGAAGCACAAGACCGACGACGTGCGGAAGCACGGTGGCATCGACCTGTCCACCATCCAGCGGTACCTGAACTTCCACTACTCGGTGTCGCTCGACCTCTTCGGCTCCGAGGTCTCCACCAACGCGGCGAACTTCTACACGTCCGGGCTGAAGGGCCGGTTCGAGGAGACCAAGAAGGACGACGACCACATCCTCACCGACGCGACCTACCCGGTCACCCGACTCGAAGGCGACCGCATCGTGGCTCGGGAGGAGCCGGCCCTCACGGCGCTCAACGAGCGGCTGCGCGACGACTACATCGCCGACTGCCAGCGGGGCCTCGACCGGTGGAACCAGATCATCAAGAAGGCCGGCATCGACTTCGAGTTCAGGCTGCCGCACCGCGGCTTCCACCGCGCCATCGGAAGCTTCGCCGGGGCGCGGGTGTCGCCGGAGGGCCGGGTCCTGAGCCAGGCCGAATGGGACGCCCGCCGGCTCGAGTGGATCCCCACCCGGGAGGACGAGACCTACGTGCAGAACCTGATGAAGCCCGTGATCGAGCCGGGCCGATTCGCCAGCTGGATCGCGCCGCCGCCGCGCGGGATCAACGGGCAGCCGATCGACTTCGAGTACGTGCGGCTGGACTGAGGCATGTCGCTCGGCGCGCGGATCAAGGGGCTGCGGTCGGAGCGAGGCATCCGGCAGAAGGAGCTCGCCCAGAAGGCCGGGCTGACCGCGAGCCTCGTGTCGCAGATCGAGTCCGACAAGCTGACGCCCTCTCTCCACACGCTCGGCCGGCTGGCCGGCGCCCTCGGCGTGCCCATCGGGACGCTGTTCGAGCAGGCGCCCAACGGCCGGGTCCACATCGGGCGCAAGAAGGACTACGCGGTGGTGAGCTTCGACGGCTCGACCGAGCGCTGGGAAGTGCTGGCCGCCGGCCTCTTCCGGGGCAAGGTCCGAGCCGTGGTCTCCACGCTTCGCGGGCGGGGGACGAGCGTGCCTCCCGAGCGGGTCCTGATCGAGCCGGGCCAGATGAAGCTCATGTACGTCCTCCAGGGAAAGGTGGCCCTGCACGTGAACGGCGAGCGCCATCTCATGGAGGCGGGAGACTCGGCCCATCTGGACGGGGGAGTGCCGCACACCTGGGAGAACCTCGGGGCGGGCCAGGCGCGCACGCTCTGGGTGATCACCGGCAAGGACGCGTGAGGGAGGTCACGTTCGTCGACCGGGCGGCGGAGACGGCGCCCGTCGAGCGGCTGCGCGCCCACCAGTGGGATCGCCTTCAGGCCGGGCTCGGGGACGTGTGGGCGTCGAACGCCTTCTGGCGGGCGCGCTTCGCGGCGGCCGGCCTCCGCGATCCGCGTGAGCTCGCCTCATGGGATGACTTCGCCGCGCTCCCGCGCCTCACCAAGCCCGACCTCGCCGCCGACCAGGCCGCGCATCCGCCCTTCGGCACCAACGTGACCTATCCCGCCGAGCGCTATGTCCGCGTGTTCCAGACCTCCGGCACCACCGGCGCGCCGATCCGCTGGCTCGAGACGGACGCCTCCTGGACCTGGTGGGCGCACTGCTGGACGTACGTCTTCCGCGCGGCCGGCCTGGGGCCCGGAGACCGTATCTTCTTTCCGTTCTCGTTCGGCCTCTTCGTCGGCTTCTGGGCCGGGCTCGAAGGGGCGCGGACGCTCGGCGCCCTGGCGATTCCGGGCGGCGGCCAGGACTCGCCCACGCGGCTCCACTGGATCCGCGAGCTGGGCGCGACGGCGCTCGTCTGCACGCCTTCCTACGGGCTCCACCTAGCCGAGATCGCGGCGAGCCAGGGCATCGACCCGGTCACGCTCGGGGTCCGCATCACGGTTCACGCCGGCGAGCCCGGCGCCGGGATCCCGGCCGTCCGCCAGCGCCTCGAGACCCTCTGGGGCGCCACGGCCTTCGATCACGCCGGGATGACCGAGGTGGGGGCCTACGGGTTCGAGTGCGCGGCGCAGGCGGGGCTCCACGTCAACGAGCGCGAGTTCATCGCCGAGGTGCTCGACCCGGAGAGCGGGCGGCTGGTCGGTCCCGGTGAGGTGGGCGAGCTCACGCTCACGAACCTCGGGCGGTGGGGCTCGCCGGTCCTCCGATACCGCTCGGGGGACCGCGTGCGGCTCGATGCCCGGCCGTGCTCGTGCGGGCGGACGTTCCTTCGCCTCGACGGGGGGATTCTCGGGCGCGTCGACGACATGCTGATCGTCCGGGGCGTCAACGTGTTTCCGTCCGCCCTGGAGGGCATCGTGCGGCGCTTCGCGCGGGTCGACGAGTTCCAGATCGAGGTCTTCCGGCGAGGCCCCATGGACGAGGTCCGCCTCCTCCTGGAGATCGACGGGAACGCCTGCCCGCCGGAGACGCTGCGCGAGACGGTGCGAGACGTGACGGAGGCCGTCCGGCGGGACGTCGGCATCCGGGTGGACGTCGCGGCCGTGCCGGCCCGGAGCCTGCCGCGCTACGAGCTCAAGGCCCGGCGCGTCGTGCGTCGCCCGGGCCCGACCCCGGACGGCCCGGGAGGGAATTGACGGGCGCGGCCGCCCGGGCGAAGCTGATCGAGCGCAAGGACCCGCCGCCGGACCTCATCGCCCCGATCGCCGGGTAGCCGGGGCGTACCGGCCGATCAACCGACCGCGCCAAGGAGGGCGACCATGGCTGTCGCACGCGTCACCAAGATCACCGCGGCCTCGGCGAAGAGCTGGCAGGACGCCGTCGAGCAGGGCCTCAAGCGGGCCAGCAAGACGGTGCGGGGCATCACCGGCCTCCACGTCGTGGAGCAGAAGGCCCACATCGAGAAGGGTCGAATCACCGAGTACCGGGTGACCATGGAGATCACCTTCATCCTGGAGGAGTGACGGGGCGCCGGCCGGCTCGGCGCCGCATCACGCGAAGACCGAGGACGAGGGGCGGGCGCGGTCAGCCCGATGCTCGCTCTCTACGCAGGGCCCGGACGCGGCGCTCGACCCACTCGTCGCGCTCTCGGTTGGCATCCTCGATCTGCCGGAACTTCCTGACGCCTCGCGGGATTCCCAGCGTCACCAGGCGGGACGAGAAGGACCACAGCCGCCGGATCCGTGCCGTCAGGCGCGGATCGCCGCGCGCCACCCACAGCGCCCGCCGCGCCTCGTCCAGGTCTCGGAAACGCTCGACCGGCATCCTACCCGTCCTGGAGGCCGAACTTTTCCTTGAGGGCGGCGGCATCCGCCCGATCGATCGGCCGCACCGTGTCTTTCTTCATCCGATAGAGCGTCGAGGGCGTCGCCACGCAGACATTTATTCCCTCGACCACCACGATCTCACTTTCGAGGTCGTCGAACCCGAACGCCGAGCCCAGGCGGGACAGGAGGTCGATGACGAAGTCCTCACCCGGCGGGCCATATCGGATCGTCGGGAAGTCCCCGGCGAGGTCCTCCAGCCTGATCTGGTCGATGTCGGGGTCGTCCCAGACGGATCGGAATGCTCGCCCGAGGCGCTCGACATTGTCGGCCGTCGGCCGGACGAACAGGTCGATGTCCTCCGTCGCGCGGATGATCCCGTGGAGACTGAGCGCGGTTGCGCCGATTAGCACATATTCGACCCGCTCGCGTTCGAGGGCCCGCAGGACCGCCAGGAACCGCTCGAATTCCATGTCGTGCTCGACGTGAAGGGTAGCACGAAGTTGGGGGACCCTCGCCATCACGCCACCCAGGCGATCGCCGTGCCAGGCGTACCTGGCGGCTGGTGCTCGGCCTCCCGCGCGGCGGGATCGTGGGTAACTGTTGTAACATAGCAGCCCTCCAGCCATGGCAGAGACGGCCGATGTGGTGGTGGTCGGGGGCGGCGTCAACGGCGCCAGCATCGGCTACGCCCTGGCCGCCAAGGGGGCCCGCCGCGTCATCCTCGTCGAGCAAGGGGCGCTCGCCACCGGGGCCTCGGGGCGCTCCAGCGCGCTGGTCCGCATGCACTACACCAACGAGTGGGACGCCCGGCTGGCCTGGGCGAGTTATCCCGTCTTCCGGCACTGGGCCGAGATCATGGGCGGGCCGGCCGTGTTCACCCGCACCGGCTTTCTCAACCTCGTGGCCCCCGAGCACGCGGACCACCTGCGGAAGAACGTCGAGATCCTGCGGGGCATCGGGATCCCCACGGTCGCCCTGTCGGGCGACGAGGTGAAGGGACTCCAGCCCTTCATGAGCGTGGACGACGTCGGCGCCGCCGCCTACGAGCCCGAGAGCGGCTACGCGAGTCCCGCCGACGTGGTCGCGGGATTCGGGCGCCGGCTGCGCGAGCTGGGCGGGCGCGTCCTCGAGTGGACCGCGGTGAGCCGGGTCACCGTGCGGGACGGGCGGGTCGGCGGCGTGGAGACGAGTGCCGGTCCGATCGCGGCTCCCGTCGTGGTGGTGGCGGCGGGGGCCTGGGCCCTCCGGCTCTGTCGCGCGGTCGGCCTCGAGCTGCCCGCCCGGACCAAGGCCATCGACACGGTCCTCGTCAGGCGGCCGCCCGACCTCGGCGAGCCGCACATGACGGTCATCGACACGATCCAGGGCTCCTACTTCCGGTCCGAGAGCGGGATCCTCACCATCGTCGGCGTGCCGTGTCTCGACTACGACATCGACCCCGACACGGTCG
This genomic interval carries:
- a CDS encoding (2Fe-2S)-binding protein; its protein translation is MRTLLSLTVNGEIHEVAVPVHKTLLEVLREDLGLIGTKHGCELGECGTCTVLVDGEPVLSCLALPVECQGAEILTVEGMAGPDGLHPLQRAFAELGAAQCGYCTPGILLTAMALLEGEPRPTRDAVKAALAGNLCRCTGYTKILDAVELAAGRIAGARA
- a CDS encoding molybdopterin cofactor-binding domain-containing protein, coding for MREGPLSVVGQPLPKVDAWAKVTGETRFADDLVLPRMAYAKILRAQHPHALVKRVDGRRARALPGVYAVITGQDFPPVKFGIMPVSQDEEPLCREKVRFVGDPVAAVAAVDEETAERAMHLIEVEYEPLPPLMSIEEALRDGSHRIHEYGDGHNIHKMVSLEFGDVEEGFQGADLVREDVFFFQGNTHLPMEQHAAVAQWGADAKLTLWSSTQTPHYVHRALGRVLGLPMSHIRVIATPNGGAFGGKSDPFSHEMVVCRLAQLTGRPVKTTLTREEVFYTHRGRHPVLMWIKSGVTRDGQIRAIHFRSYLDGGAYGSYGVASTFYTGALQTVTYKVERYKFEGCRVFTNKPPCGPKRGHGTPQPRFALEVHLDKIAEALGLDPAELRRRHAVDEHTKTVNHLTITTSGLRECLDRVVAASGWREKFRKLPYGRGIGIAASSYISGAGLPIYWNDMPHSGVMVKIDRGGGVAAFCGSIDIGQGSDSILAYVVAEVLGIRPEDIRVVTADTDLTPVDLGSYSSRVTLMSGNAAKEAAEKLRGLLLDAAAKKLEVSPADLEARDRRIFLRQEPARGLAFDEAARLAEAAYGTLVAAGSYTPPKRAAKFKGAGVGPTPAYSYTASVVELEVDPDTGEIRIDRVWVAHDGGTAINPLLVEGQVEGSIYMGIGEALMEEQVFRHGLHKIPSMLEYKSPTTLETPEITTILVQTRDPEGPFGAKEAGQGPLLPVIPAIANAVWDAVGVRIDEVPITPEKILKALDDRAKGRPGRFGPERLPPVVFRDPTRVPPPWVDPEGRASTTIHGSNDRRPPVGQEPRP
- a CDS encoding xanthine dehydrogenase family protein subunit M; translated protein: MMRLPPFTYLAPRRLEEAARLLAEHGPEAMVVAGGTDLYPNMKRRQFEPSVLVGLRGIRDLAQIAGSAREGMRIGAGATLTRVAEHPEVATHYTGLARAAGVVSTPQLRNMGTLGGNVCVDTRCNYYNQSYEWRKAIGFCMKKDGDICLVAPGSSRCWAVSSSDTAPVLWSLGAELVLIGPAGERRIPMAALYQDDGIRYLRKAPDEIVAEIRVPPVDGWRATYWKLRRRGAFDFPVLGVAAAVRLEGDVCREARIVLGAVASQPREAPAAARVLVGERLTPEVIERAAGAAATPSKPLDNTDLVYHYRKRMTRVYVARALRELAGLPVAGVWPLGMSARRGDGEWLPDEGPHGSGESSHG
- the boxC gene encoding 2,3-epoxybenzoyl-CoA dihydrolase, producing the protein MADADKRLVDFRTEPARYRHWKLAIDGRVATLTMDVREDGGIRPGYELKLNSYDLGVDIELSDAIQRLRFEHPEVGAVVITSGKERVFCAGANIRMLGQSGHGWKVNFCKFTNETRNAIEEASSESRQSYLAAVAGACAGGGYEIALATDYIIMADDGNTAVSLPEVSLLGVLPGTGGLTRLVDKRRVRRDRADFFCTTEEGVKGQRALDWGLVDELTPRSRLEETVRQRAAEAASRTDRPAGATGVRLLSLLRTIDGDRILYGHVACQLDRDRGLAEITLRAPEAAPPADLAGLHAAGSGFWPLALARELDDLVLHLRTNEDAIGLWVIRTEGRADLVDAYDRLLVHHQADWLVREIRLYLRRTLKRLDASSRSIFALIEPGSCFTGTLLELALAADRAYMLAGTREGDDRPAATVRLGEPNFGAYPMPNGLTRLQSRFLGEPGRVDELRGRIGQDLDAAAADKAGLVTFTPDDIDWDDEVRLALEERVALSPDALTGMEASLRFGGPETLETKVFGRLSAWQNWIFQRPNAVGAKGALSVYGTGQRPEFDRRRA
- the boxB gene encoding benzoyl-CoA 2,3-epoxidase subunit BoxB encodes the protein MAGIDYGERIPNNVDLHQNRRLLRALEEWQPRFLQWWSQMGPVGYQAKEVYLRTAVSVDSKGWAHFDYVKMPDYRWGIFLAEPEPGRTIPFGAHRGQPAWPDVPGEHRGVLRRLIVTQGDTEPASVEQQRHLGRTCPSLYDLRNLFQVNVEEGRHLWAMVYLLHAHFGRDGREEAEALLQRRSGDQDKPRILGAFNEKTPDWLSFFMFTYFTDRDGKYQLCSLAESGFDPLSRTCRFMLTEEAHHMFVGETGLGRIVQRTCELMRKHKTDDVRKHGGIDLSTIQRYLNFHYSVSLDLFGSEVSTNAANFYTSGLKGRFEETKKDDDHILTDATYPVTRLEGDRIVAREEPALTALNERLRDDYIADCQRGLDRWNQIIKKAGIDFEFRLPHRGFHRAIGSFAGARVSPEGRVLSQAEWDARRLEWIPTREDETYVQNLMKPVIEPGRFASWIAPPPRGINGQPIDFEYVRLD
- a CDS encoding XRE family transcriptional regulator — translated: MSLGARIKGLRSERGIRQKELAQKAGLTASLVSQIESDKLTPSLHTLGRLAGALGVPIGTLFEQAPNGRVHIGRKKDYAVVSFDGSTERWEVLAAGLFRGKVRAVVSTLRGRGTSVPPERVLIEPGQMKLMYVLQGKVALHVNGERHLMEAGDSAHLDGGVPHTWENLGAGQARTLWVITGKDA
- a CDS encoding AMP-binding protein, with the protein product MREVTFVDRAAETAPVERLRAHQWDRLQAGLGDVWASNAFWRARFAAAGLRDPRELASWDDFAALPRLTKPDLAADQAAHPPFGTNVTYPAERYVRVFQTSGTTGAPIRWLETDASWTWWAHCWTYVFRAAGLGPGDRIFFPFSFGLFVGFWAGLEGARTLGALAIPGGGQDSPTRLHWIRELGATALVCTPSYGLHLAEIAASQGIDPVTLGVRITVHAGEPGAGIPAVRQRLETLWGATAFDHAGMTEVGAYGFECAAQAGLHVNEREFIAEVLDPESGRLVGPGEVGELTLTNLGRWGSPVLRYRSGDRVRLDARPCSCGRTFLRLDGGILGRVDDMLIVRGVNVFPSALEGIVRRFARVDEFQIEVFRRGPMDEVRLLLEIDGNACPPETLRETVRDVTEAVRRDVGIRVDVAAVPARSLPRYELKARRVVRRPGPTPDGPGGN
- a CDS encoding dodecin family protein, with translation MAVARVTKITAASAKSWQDAVEQGLKRASKTVRGITGLHVVEQKAHIEKGRITEYRVTMEITFILEE
- a CDS encoding nucleotidyl transferase AbiEii/AbiGii toxin family protein; translation: MEFERFLAVLRALERERVEYVLIGATALSLHGIIRATEDIDLFVRPTADNVERLGRAFRSVWDDPDIDQIRLEDLAGDFPTIRYGPPGEDFVIDLLSRLGSAFGFDDLESEIVVVEGINVCVATPSTLYRMKKDTVRPIDRADAAALKEKFGLQDG
- a CDS encoding FAD-binding oxidoreductase yields the protein MAETADVVVVGGGVNGASIGYALAAKGARRVILVEQGALATGASGRSSALVRMHYTNEWDARLAWASYPVFRHWAEIMGGPAVFTRTGFLNLVAPEHADHLRKNVEILRGIGIPTVALSGDEVKGLQPFMSVDDVGAAAYEPESGYASPADVVAGFGRRLRELGGRVLEWTAVSRVTVRDGRVGGVETSAGPIAAPVVVVAAGAWALRLCRAVGLELPARTKAIDTVLVRRPPDLGEPHMTVIDTIQGSYFRSESGILTIVGVPCLDYDIDPDTVGAGLPPQASTEGARILTRRIPAMERATLARGFRAFDLYSADRHAILDRAPGIDGLYLATAFSGSGFKIAPAVGTCLAELILDGEAKTVDIRAFGLRRFAEGTPLEGPYPYTPRPERAGAPGVVV